A stretch of DNA from Jatrophihabitans endophyticus:
GCCACACCGCCGTAGTCGTCGACGTTGCGACTCTTGCCGCGGGCGATGAGCAGGCCGACGACGATGAACAGCGCGCCGGTCGAGAAGCCGTGGTTGACCATGTACAGCACGGCGCCCGAGCCGCCCTGCGTCGTGAACGCGAAGATGCCCAGGCCGATGAAGCCGAAGTGCGCGACCGACGTGTAGGCCACGAGCCGCTTCATGTCTCGCTGGCCGATGGCGAGGAACGCCGCGTAGAGCACGCCGATGACCGACAGCACGAGGACGGCCGGCGCGAAGAACTTCGACGCGCCCGGGAAGAGCACGAGGCAGTAGCGCAGGAAGCCGAACGTGCCCACCTTGTCCAGGACGCCGACCAGCAGGGCGGCACCGCCCGCGGGCGCTTCGGCACCGGCGTCGGGCAGCCAGGTGTGGAACGGCACCAGCGGCGCCTTGATCGCGAAGGCGATGAAGAAGCCGAGGAAGAGCCACTTCTGCGTAGCGTCGTTCGGCAGCGGGTGCTCGATGAGGTCCACCATCGAGAAGCTGCGCGAGCTGCTGGTGACGTACAGGCCGATCACCGACGCCAGCATGAGCAGGCCGCCGACGAGCGAGTAGAGGAAGAACTTCATCGCCGCGTACTGCCGGCGCGGGCCGCCGAAGCTGCCGATGATGAAGTACATCGGCACGAGCATGGCCTCGAAGAACACGTAGAACAGGAACACGTCGGTCGCGGTGAAGACGCCGATCATGAAGAACTCGAGCAGCAGCAGCAGCGCGAAGTAATTCTTGACCGAGCGGCGACGCGTGGGGGTCGCCTCCTCGGCGCCGGAGCGGCTGTCGAGCGCGTTCCACGACGCGAGGACCACGGCCGGCACGAGCAACGTCGACATGCCGACCAGGGCCATGGCGATGCCGTCGGCACCGAGCGAGATGTGGACGCCGAACGCCTTGATCCAGTCGACCTGGAAGGCGTACTGGAAGCGGTCCGCGGCCGTCTTCGGCATGCCCGTGTTCATGGTGAACAGCAGGACGAGCGCGTAGACGGTGACGCCGAGCGAGACGACCAGGGTGACCTGCTTGGCGAGCTTCGACTGCGCCTCGGGCAGCGCGAACACGGCCAGCGACCCCGCGAGCGGGATCAGGACCAGGACTAGAAGCTGATAGGACTGGTTCACTGGAAACGCACCGCCAGGAGCACGGCGATGATGGCGACCGTGCCGGCGAGCATCGACAGCGCGTAACTGCGCACGAATCCGGTCTGGGCCCGTCGCAGTCGCGACGAGCTGCCACCGAATCCGGCCGCGAGGCCGTTCACCGCGCCGTCCACCCCCCGGTTGTCGAAGAACACGAGCGCGCGGGTCAGCCACTGCCCCGGACGCATCAGGAACGTCTCGTTGAACTTGTCGGCGTACAGGCTGTTGCGCGCGACGAGCGTGACGGGTGAGCCGGCCGGCTGCACCGTCGGAACGGGCCGGCGGCCGAAGGCGAGGAACGCCCCGGCGATGCCGAAGACGACGACGACGAGCGTGATGGCCGTGAGCGCGACGGGCGAGACCGTGTGCGTGCCGACCTCCTCGGCCTCACCCACCGACGGCTCCAGCCAGTGCTGCACGCTACCGCCCATGATCATCAGGTAACCGCCGGCGAGCGCGAGCACGGCGAGCACGGCCATCGGCAGCCACATGACCGGCTTCGCCTCGTGCGGGTGGACGTCGTCCTCCCACCGGCGCTTGCCGAGGAAGGTCATGACGAAGGCGCGGGTCATGTAGAACGCGGTCAGGCCGGCGCCGAGGAGCGCGCAGAGGCCGAGGATCCAGCCCGTGGCGCCGCCCTTGTCGAATGCCGACTCGATGATCTTGTCCTTGGTCCAGAACCCGGTGAACGGCGGGATTCCGAGGATCGCCAGGTAACCGCAGGCGAAGACACCGAAGGTGATGGGCATGACCCGCCACAGGCCACCGAAGCGACGCATGTCGATGCGGTCGTTCATCGCGTGCATGACCGAGCCGGCCGAAAGGAACAGCGCGGCCTTGAAGAAACCGTGCCCGACCAGGTGGATGATGCCGATCGCGTAGACGCCCGGGCCGAGCCCGACGGCCAGGAACATGTAGCCGATCTGGCTGATCGTCGAGTTGGCCAGCACCTTCTTCAGGTCGTCCTGCCCGGCCCCGGCGATGCAGCCGTAGAGCAGGGTGATCGCGCCGAGGATCGTGACGACGGTGCGCGCGGCGTCCGAGGCGTTGAAGATCGGCGCCGAACGGGCGATGAGGTAGACGCCGGCGGTGACCATCGTGGCGGCGTGGATGAGGGCCGACACCGGGGTCGGGCCCTCCATGGCGTCGGGCAGCCAGGTCTGCAGCGGGAACTGACCGGACTTGCCGCAGGCGCCGAGCAGCAGCATGAGCGCGATGGCGGTGGCCGCGCCGGTGGAGAAGTTCGTGCCGAGCACGGTGTTGAACGCGGAGGTGCCGGTGAACGCGAACATCAGCATGATCGCGATGGACAGCCCGACGTCACCGACGCGGTTGGCGAAGAAGGCCTTGTTGCCGGCGGTGGCGGCCGAGTTGCGGGTGAAGTAGTAGGAGATCAGCAGGTAGGACGCGACACCGACGCCCTCCCACCCGATGTAGAGCAGCAGGTAGCTGTCGGCCAGCACCAGCAGCAGCATCGCCGCGATGAAGAGGTTGAAGTAGCCGAAGAAGCGGCGGCGGCCGTCGTCGTGGGCCATGTAGCCGACCGCGTAGATGTGGATC
This window harbors:
- a CDS encoding NADH-quinone oxidoreductase subunit M, which translates into the protein MNQSYQLLVLVLIPLAGSLAVFALPEAQSKLAKQVTLVVSLGVTVYALVLLFTMNTGMPKTAADRFQYAFQVDWIKAFGVHISLGADGIAMALVGMSTLLVPAVVLASWNALDSRSGAEEATPTRRRSVKNYFALLLLLEFFMIGVFTATDVFLFYVFFEAMLVPMYFIIGSFGGPRRQYAAMKFFLYSLVGGLLMLASVIGLYVTSSSRSFSMVDLIEHPLPNDATQKWLFLGFFIAFAIKAPLVPFHTWLPDAGAEAPAGGAALLVGVLDKVGTFGFLRYCLVLFPGASKFFAPAVLVLSVIGVLYAAFLAIGQRDMKRLVAYTSVAHFGFIGLGIFAFTTQGGSGAVLYMVNHGFSTGALFIVVGLLIARGKSRNVDDYGGVAKVAPRLAGLFLLAGLSALALPGMSTFISEFLVLVGVFSRYKGYAIVATTGIILAAVYVLYLYQRTFQGAVSERVTKFRDLNAREILSVAPLIAIIVFLGVYPKPVLDVINPAVKVTLQHDIGTTDPAPSYQTAVGGQK
- the nuoL gene encoding NADH-quinone oxidoreductase subunit L — its product is MNLAESGTEFHTATGIQSGVWLLVAVPALSALILLVIGRRANKWGHLLGALVPIALFVYTVMLFFSVKDLHGEERRVDLNLFDWAPVGNFRIEVGFLLDPLSLVFALLITGVGSLIHIYAVGYMAHDDGRRRFFGYFNLFIAAMLLLVLADSYLLLYIGWEGVGVASYLLISYYFTRNSAATAGNKAFFANRVGDVGLSIAIMLMFAFTGTSAFNTVLGTNFSTGAATAIALMLLLGACGKSGQFPLQTWLPDAMEGPTPVSALIHAATMVTAGVYLIARSAPIFNASDAARTVVTILGAITLLYGCIAGAGQDDLKKVLANSTISQIGYMFLAVGLGPGVYAIGIIHLVGHGFFKAALFLSAGSVMHAMNDRIDMRRFGGLWRVMPITFGVFACGYLAILGIPPFTGFWTKDKIIESAFDKGGATGWILGLCALLGAGLTAFYMTRAFVMTFLGKRRWEDDVHPHEAKPVMWLPMAVLAVLALAGGYLMIMGGSVQHWLEPSVGEAEEVGTHTVSPVALTAITLVVVVFGIAGAFLAFGRRPVPTVQPAGSPVTLVARNSLYADKFNETFLMRPGQWLTRALVFFDNRGVDGAVNGLAAGFGGSSSRLRRAQTGFVRSYALSMLAGTVAIIAVLLAVRFQ